A genomic region of Zea mays cultivar B73 chromosome 6, Zm-B73-REFERENCE-NAM-5.0, whole genome shotgun sequence contains the following coding sequences:
- the LOC103631117 gene encoding probable CCR4-associated factor 1 homolog 11, translating into MRTHDGEPSAAASPPLYSFVHVVLQQQYPRQPAPMAFTPGGSMMEAAAKKEVRAEVRDVWAGNLDAELANLSAVLPHYPCVCVDTEFPGAVHGSDTPRHLRGPRESYALVKRNVDDLKLLQVGIALSGPAGRFPVAWQFNLRGFDPARHPYAPASIAMLRAQGMDFAALNKFGVDPYDFAVGFHRSGLACGQLTWTAFSGAYDFAYLAKVLTGGQPLPATLDGFLALVRRLFGCNVLDVKHLARCCAMRGGLEQVSAALGVERAAGRAHCAGSDSLLTTDVLLAMMNRFFTNVNVLAHAGTIVDLA; encoded by the coding sequence ATGCGCACCCACGACGGCGAGCCGTCAGCAGCCGCCTCGCCTCCGCTGTACAGCTTCGTCCACGTCGTCCTCCAGCAGCAGTACCCGCGACAGCCGGCGCCCATGGCGTTCACGCCGGGGGGCTCCATGATGGAGGCCGCCGCCAAGAAGGAGGTCCGCGCCGAGGTGCGCGACGTGTGGGCCGGCAACTTGGACGCGGAGCTCGCAAACCTCTCGGCGGTGCTGCCGCACTACCCCTGCGTATGCGTGGACACGGAGTTCCCCGGCGCGGTGCACGGCTCGGACACGCCGCGGCACCTCCGCGGCCCGCGCGAGAGCTACGCGCTGGTCAAGAGGAACGTGGACGACCTCAAGCTGCTCCAGGTCGGGATCGCGCTGTCGGGCCCCGCCGGCCGCTTCCCCGTCGCGTGGCAGTTCAACCTCCGCGGCTTCGACCCCGCGCGCCACCCGTACGCGCCGGCCTCCATTGCCATGCTCCGCGCGCAGGGGATGGACTTCGCCGCGCTGAACAAGTTCGGCGTCGACCCCTACGACTTCGCAGTCGGGTTCCACCGCAGCGGCCTCGCCTGCGGCCAGCTCACCTGGACCGCGTTCTCGGGCGCCTACGACTTCGCCTACCTAGCCAAGGTGCTCACCGGCGGCCAGCCGCTGCCGGCAACGCTGGACGGGTTCCTCGCCCTGGTACGTCGGCTGTTCGGCTGCAATGTGCTCGACGTCAAACACCTCGCCAGGTGCTGCGCCATGCGCGGGGGGCTGGAGCAGGTGTCCGCCGCGCTCGGCGTCGAGCGCGCCGCCGGCCGCGCGCACTGCGCCGGCTCCGACAGCCTGCTCACCACCGACGTACTCCTGGCAATGATGAATCGCTTCTTCACCAACGTCAATGTGCTCGCGCACGCCGGAACTATCGTAGATCTAGCCTAG
- the LOC103629460 gene encoding uncharacterized protein, producing the protein MEANPNHCLCRLASALSHGPRLPTPPPPLLFPRLALSSSVPSTGPPPSLDAVRKGEGEEAAEARASEADAEAGKEEEHEDDGGAHVNKATCEVGSVSNAQQLPAMVLSDIKNK; encoded by the coding sequence ATGGAAGCCAACCCCAACCACTGCCTCTGCCGCCTCGCCTCAGCTCTCTCCCACGGTCCCCGGCTTCCGACTCCTCCCCCGCCCCTCCTCTTCCCCCGCCTCGCACTCTCCAGCTCCGTGCCCTCCACGGGCCCGCCACCGTCGCTGGATGCCGTAAGGAAGGGGGAGGGAGAGGAAGCGGCGGAAGCCAGGGCCTCCGAAGCTGATGCCGAAGCGGGGaaggaggaggagcatgaggacgaCGGCGGTGCGCACGTGAACAAGGCCACCTGCGAGGTCGGCAGCGTCTCCAATGCTCAACAACTACCGGCCATGGTCCTCAGCGACATCAAGAACAAGTAA